The window AATTTCCTTTCGGTGGGTACTACCAATTGTAAATGCGGCAGAGTACTTGAACTATGCCGGAAACGGCAAAGAGGAATGAAGTATATTCAGCAGAAAGACCAACGCAGGTGACAATGATATCACCTGTTCCACTTGCCCGGTTCCCTGAACCAGAGCCGGAATTATACTGTACCAAGACGAAAAAGTATACGAATATGAAACATTGAGAAGCTTTACTGCGATCACGAACCCTGAAACATACGGTTAATAATCAATACCGGGTTGTGGCTCAATGTCCTTACGATAGGCATGTTTTATCTCACGTACCTCGCTCACAGTATCAGCCCTTGCCACAATTTCCGGGTGAGCATCACGACCGGTCAGAATCAGGTGCAATTCAGGTGGTCGATTATCAAGAATTTCCAAAACTTGTTCAAGATCAACCAGTTTGAGGTCAAGGGCGTTGTTGATCTCATCAAGTATAATGACCTGATATTTCCCGGATCGTATTTTTTCATTAACAAGGAGCAATGCCTGCTGTGCATTTTCACGGTGCTCAGAGTGTGGATATGGATTGCCCTGTATGCCACAAAAGCCTTTACCGGTAGCATAGAGTTCAACCAGTCCGCCCAGGAGTTTAACACCATCCCACTCCCCGGAATAGATATCCCCTTTCATGAACTGGATAATAGAAACATGCAGTCCGTGTCCGGCGGAGCGCAACGCCATTCCCATGGCGCTGGTGGTTTTGCCTTTACCTTGCCCCGTAAGTACCACCAGCAGCCCTTGTTTTTTTTTGGGCACCAACTTGGTGATCTCCATACTCTTTTCCTCCCGGGCAGGGCAGCAGAGAAAACCTATCTTCCCCCTTACTGGCCGAATCCCTGAAATTTTTTCCTGAAATCTGATGATTCCTTCTCACCATCCAGCATCCTTTTCAGAATGTTAAATTCATTACTGGCAACACGTAGTTCACCACGCAGGTTATCCTGCTCAGCAAGGCCTGCTGTCTCCATTTTTTTCTCAATTTCGTTTACTTTCTGTTGCGCGCGGTAAAGATCACGGGCAATCGCTTTAATGGACATGTATTACTTTTCTCCTAGGAAAAATTGCTGAACTTCTATAGTTTCTTAACATATAGTAACATCATTCTGGCTAAACCGGCTAACTCAAGCCATCTCGGCAATGATGACCACACAGAATTGATTGTTTTCCTAACCTCGCATACCGCTCAATCCTCTAAAAGAGAAAGGTAATATTAAAATGAGCTGCATTCAAAGACAATCCTCCAAAACAGGAAACTGACAATATGAAACGTATACTCACATCATTTATTCTATCGACCCTCCTCCTGTATCCCGCGTTCGTCACCCAGGCCGCAGAAAATGACGCAAATCGGTCTATAACGGTTACCGGAAACAGCTCTGCAACTCTTCCCGCAGAAACGGCAACTATCCACGGGCAGGTAAAAGTAGTGAGTGATTCCACTGAGAATAGCTACTTGAAAGTAGTCGAGATTCTGGTCGAATTATCCACGAAAGTTCAGGAGCTTGGCCTGAAAAAAACAGATATCATCGCAGGGGCGATTGGCCAAAGGGAAGAATATGAATACAGTGCGAACATTCGCAAGCCTAAGGGATTCTCTGCCACAAGCAATATTTTGTTAAAAGTGAGTAACGTAAAGGATGCATATAAAATCCATAACGAACTCTCACATTTTCAGAATCTTACCATACTCACAACAGAATTTGGTCTGAAGGACCATGCCAAGGCTAAAGGGGACACTCTCGAGCAAGCCTTGGCCAACAGCAAAAGAAAGGCAGAGCTTATGGCAAACTCCATTGGCGCACAGCTTGGTCCTGCCCTTACCATAGAAGAGACAACTGCCAATCCATACCCAATGGGTCGGTCAGAAATGATGCTGCAGCACTCTCCGGCACCTTCCAGCCCGGTATCGATAACCACCACAGGATCAGTCACCATAGAAAGCAGTGTGCGAGTGAAATTCCAGCTTCAGTAGTTAGACTCAACACTATTGATAATCTCCTGCATACAGAGGGATTGCACAGCTAATTGCCAGGCAATCCCTCTGAAATGTTTACAGCAGGAAAATCAGCATGTCACCACACGAAGCTTGCCGCCCGCTTTCCAGCTTTCAATATTTTCAACTGTCTGATCCACAATCCGTTGCCGGGCCTCCTTGCTGGCCCAGGCTATATGGGGAGTGATAATCAGGTTTGGAAGTTCTGCTTCAAGCAGTGGATTCGAATTCTTAGGCGGCTCAACGCTCAACACATCCATGGCTGCACCGGCTATTTCTCTGTTCTTTAAAGCCTCCACCAGAGCAACTTCATCTACAATACCGCCACGGGCAGCATTGACCACCAAGGCAGTGGACTTCATGCTTGCAAATTCCTGTTCGCCTATCAGCCCGCGGGTAGCATCATTTAAAGGGCAATGCAGAGTAAGAATGTCGAGCTGAGGCAAAAGTTCTGAAAGTGAGGGCCGCGTGCTATCATCTGAACCAGGACGGGCAGCGACCACGACCTCCATCCCAAAGGCTTCCGCGATTTTAGCCACCCCCTTGCCGAGAGTACCGTAACCTACTATTCCGAGGGTCTTGCCACGTAGTTCCGTAATGGGGTAGTCGAGAAAACAAAACTGTCTGGCAGACTGCCATCTTCCCTGCCGCACGGCCTGTTGATATTGCAGCAGGTTTGTCTGCAGGGCAAGGATAGAGGCGAACACATGCTGTACAACTGAGTCAGTACCGTACGCCTGGCAATTACAAACGGTTATTCCCCGCTCGGCGGCGGCCTTCAGGTCAATCACATCCGTACCTGTTGCAACCAGGCAGATGAGCTTGATGTCAGGGTTAGCTGCCATCTCGTCATGGCCTATTCTGGCTTTGTTGGTGATTACTATCTCTGCACCCGACAATCTTTCATTTACTTCCTCGGGGGTGCTGAATAAATAAATTTCCAATTCATCGCATGCCGACTTCAACATTTCGAGATCACAATTATCTATCCCTTCAGCATCTAAAAACACTGATTTCATAACACTTCTCCAGTCTCAACTCCAATATTCAATGCAAATTACTGTAGAGCCCGTCAGCTGATGGCAGAACAGCATTTCATCTCTCCTCAATTACACGAAAACCAGCATATTGTTCAGTAAAGAATCGCTTGCCCTTCTCAAGAAATTCACGGTAACTCCAAATTTCTTCAGAAAGCAGATGCTGGTAATGCGGTTTAACAATATATGCCATCACCTCTATCAGCTCGTCATCATTTTTTTGCTTCACTTGTATGGTCTGGCGTGTGTACATCTCTCCTTCAAAGATATCCAGTCGCTCCATGGCAACATGGTCTACCTCATCATAGACCACACCTTCGACCGTACCGGCATAATCTGCCACCATTCCAGGATAATGCTCATTTCGAACACAAAATCGCTGAAAACCATCAGCTGTCGCACTAAAAGAGGGAAATCGTCTTCCGGAAACTTCATCCATGATATCTTGTGACATCAATGAACCATAAGTAAATAATTTCATTGCAATACTCTCCCAAGCTCTTCTGATCCTCACTGCCTCTCATGTACTTTGATTCAAACCAAACATTGCATTTACTATTTTTTTCTACTAATATCTGCGGCTTCAACAATCATCATCCACCATATCAGACTAATTTCAACGTAACTTTTTACGCTGTTTATACATATGTTTTTTCGAAAAAAGGCACAATTACGCATTTCCTTCTTGGGAAAACGAACAGCCCTGATATCCGCGCTGCTATTGACTTTCGTGACCCAGCAAGGCTGCTCGACTCACAGCAGCCCCCTGTCAGACGCAGAACTTGAGAGCGGCAGCCTGTTAGACGATGAAATTGCTCTTTCAGATACCCTGCAAGCAGGAGATGTGGAAGCAGCTCAGAAAGCGCTGAACGATTTTCTCAGCCAATGGGAAGGTACACCATACAGACTTGGTGGAAACTCACATAAATCAATCGATTGCTCAGCCCTGTCTTCTCGGACTTACAAAGAACTTTTTGATATTGACCTGCCCCGTACCGCAAGGGACCAAGCTGGTCAGGGGACAACAATTCCACAGTCAGAACTACAGCCCGGTGATTTGATATTTTTCAAAACCGGTAGATACCAGAACCATGTTGGCGTCTACATGGGCAACAATATTTTCATGCATGCATCAAGCACAAATGGAGTGACTGTCTCAGAAATCAATTCACCGTATTGGCAAAAACGTTTTTGGAAAGCAACAAGCCACCATAAAAGTTAGCCCCCTGATTTGTTTAAACGTATTGACCACCCCTTGCCTCTCACCAGCTGGCAGGCAAAGGGTGTACGATTGCTCGTCTCCCCTTGCCTCAATAGTTCAGTCAAATCACCCGATTTTAGTTTTCATATCGACCAGATCTATACCGGCCTTAAGCATTCTGAACAGTTCACGATAATGCAAGCGATTACGGGTTTTCACATAGCTATACACAGCTTTTCGAACCTCACCTT of the Desulfosediminicola ganghwensis genome contains:
- a CDS encoding cob(I)yrinic acid a,c-diamide adenosyltransferase translates to MEITKLVPKKKQGLLVVLTGQGKGKTTSAMGMALRSAGHGLHVSIIQFMKGDIYSGEWDGVKLLGGLVELYATGKGFCGIQGNPYPHSEHRENAQQALLLVNEKIRSGKYQVIILDEINNALDLKLVDLEQVLEILDNRPPELHLILTGRDAHPEIVARADTVSEVREIKHAYRKDIEPQPGIDY
- a CDS encoding SIMPL domain-containing protein, with product MKRILTSFILSTLLLYPAFVTQAAENDANRSITVTGNSSATLPAETATIHGQVKVVSDSTENSYLKVVEILVELSTKVQELGLKKTDIIAGAIGQREEYEYSANIRKPKGFSATSNILLKVSNVKDAYKIHNELSHFQNLTILTTEFGLKDHAKAKGDTLEQALANSKRKAELMANSIGAQLGPALTIEETTANPYPMGRSEMMLQHSPAPSSPVSITTTGSVTIESSVRVKFQLQ
- a CDS encoding 2-hydroxyacid dehydrogenase is translated as MKSVFLDAEGIDNCDLEMLKSACDELEIYLFSTPEEVNERLSGAEIVITNKARIGHDEMAANPDIKLICLVATGTDVIDLKAAAERGITVCNCQAYGTDSVVQHVFASILALQTNLLQYQQAVRQGRWQSARQFCFLDYPITELRGKTLGIVGYGTLGKGVAKIAEAFGMEVVVAARPGSDDSTRPSLSELLPQLDILTLHCPLNDATRGLIGEQEFASMKSTALVVNAARGGIVDEVALVEALKNREIAGAAMDVLSVEPPKNSNPLLEAELPNLIITPHIAWASKEARQRIVDQTVENIESWKAGGKLRVVTC
- a CDS encoding gamma-glutamylcyclotransferase family protein; amino-acid sequence: MKLFTYGSLMSQDIMDEVSGRRFPSFSATADGFQRFCVRNEHYPGMVADYAGTVEGVVYDEVDHVAMERLDIFEGEMYTRQTIQVKQKNDDELIEVMAYIVKPHYQHLLSEEIWSYREFLEKGKRFFTEQYAGFRVIEER
- a CDS encoding C40 family peptidase — encoded protein: MFFRKKAQLRISFLGKRTALISALLLTFVTQQGCSTHSSPLSDAELESGSLLDDEIALSDTLQAGDVEAAQKALNDFLSQWEGTPYRLGGNSHKSIDCSALSSRTYKELFDIDLPRTARDQAGQGTTIPQSELQPGDLIFFKTGRYQNHVGVYMGNNIFMHASSTNGVTVSEINSPYWQKRFWKATSHHKS